A part of Corynebacterium afermentans subsp. lipophilum genomic DNA contains:
- a CDS encoding branched-chain amino acid transporter permease produces MSNYGLPDGVSLGMVAAVLIPVGVVTVLLRALPFSMLRVLKGSPFIDFLAVLMPVGVMTVLVAYTLVGHAGSPAHLASALIALAATLLLHWWKRRADVSIFAGTALYMLLVNIVF; encoded by the coding sequence ATGAGTAACTACGGCCTCCCCGACGGCGTCTCCCTCGGCATGGTGGCCGCGGTGCTCATACCTGTAGGCGTAGTCACCGTGCTGCTGCGCGCTCTCCCCTTTTCCATGCTGCGCGTGCTCAAGGGCAGCCCGTTCATCGACTTCCTCGCCGTGCTCATGCCCGTCGGCGTGATGACAGTGCTTGTCGCCTACACCCTCGTCGGCCACGCCGGTTCGCCTGCCCACCTCGCCTCCGCGCTCATCGCCCTCGCGGCCACCCTGCTGCTGCACTGGTGGAAGCGCCGCGCCGATGTATCGATCTTCGCCGGCACCGCGCTGTACATGCTGTTGGTCAACATCGTTTTCTAG